From a single Brassica oleracea var. oleracea cultivar TO1000 chromosome C5, BOL, whole genome shotgun sequence genomic region:
- the LOC106343407 gene encoding uncharacterized protein LOC106343407, whose translation MSINGKESKLQRPANKTLEDKEEMERGKRCYRRGSRNLSHQRTTISDLPDLRTTLEVLPSHFKDKQLEKQKCRGDTHRPDRRWQGKPNRRPVSEIFVNKVDRSQRAFLERETTAFHGFDLIFILSLTLLSNRQDSPRQLYASDKQIQIRRKFSSSTQVSFVSLSMEFGS comes from the exons ATGTCAATTAACGGAAAGGAGTCGAAACTCCAGAGACCCGCCAACAAAACCCTAGAAGATAAAGAAGAGATGGAGCGGGGAAAACGATGCTATAGAAGAGGCAGTCGAAACCTAAGCCACCAACGGACCACCATATCTGATCTACCAGATCTGAGAACTACTCTCGAAGTTTTACCAAGTCACTTCAAGGACAAACAACTAGAAAAGCAAAAATGCAGAGGGGATACACACAGGCCGGACCGACGGTGGCAAGGAAAGCCAAACCGCCGTCCGGTGTCGGAAATCTTTGTCAATAAGGTAGACAGAAGTCAGAGAGCTTTTCTAGAGAGAG AGACCACGGCGTTTCATGGGTTTGATTTAATTTTTATTCTGAGCTTGACGCTTCTGTCAAACAGACAAGACTCACCCAGACAACTTTACGCTTCCGACAAACAGATCCAGATAAGAAGAAAATTTTCTTCATCGACTCAAGTCAGCTTCGTGTCACTTTCGATGGAGTTTGGTTCCTGA